The genomic window AGGGGGCCGCGCGATGTTTCGCGACGCCGGAGAAGGTCTGCACCTGTTCGAGACAGCACTCGGTGTGTGTGCGTTCTCGTGGACTCCTCGCGGGGTGGATCGGTTTGTCCTGCCGTCTGAGAATCGCGCGGCGGTCGTCCGGTGGCTGCGCGCGGAAGGGGAGGAGCGCAGCGAAACGGATCGCCCGCCGCGGGTGGTCTCTCTGGTGGCGCGGCGAGTGCGTGCGCACCTCGGCGGGAAGCCGGACAGTTTGCGCGACATTCCGGTGGATCTTCAGGTGGCGCCGTTTTCAGGGCGCGTCTACCGCGCGCTCCGCCGCGTGGATCCCGGGGAGGTCGTGACCTACGGGGAACTCGCGCGTCGGGCGCGTTCCCCGGGCGCGTCTCGTGCAGTGGGGCGCGCCATGGCGACCAATCCCGTGCCGCTCCTCGTGCCGTGCCACCGTGTTCTGACGCACTCGGGGGGGCTGGGCGGATTCACCTCCGAAGGCGGACTTCCGCTGAAAGCGCGGATGCTGCATGCGGAGGGGGTCATCCCGGATGAATCGCACTCGCGCGGGATGGCGCATCTTTCGCGTCGGGATCCGGTTCTGCGTCGAATCATCCGCGGCGTGGGGCCGTACACCGCGGGAATCGGGGCGCCGGGAGATCCGTACGATGTGCTGGTGGAATCGATCATTCACCAGCAGATCTCGATGAAGGCCGCCGCGACCATCGCCGGGCGGGTTCGCGCGTTGACCGATGGCCCGGCATTCCCGCGCCCGCACGACTTCCTCGGGGCGGACGGGCGCCGTCTTCGCAAGGCGGGGCTCTCGAAGCAGAAGGTGTCCTACCTGCGCGATCTGTCGCGCGCGGTCGAGTCGGGCGAACTTCGCCCGGGGGCGCTCCGCCGGCATGACGACGAACAGGTGGTCGAGTGCCTGACGCGCGTCCGCGGGATCGGGCGGTGGTCGGCCGAGATGTTCCTGATCTTCCACCTCGGGAGGCTGGACATTCTCCCGGTGGACGATCTGGGCCTTCGCGCGGGGATCCAGGCGGCCTACGCGCTGGCCGAACCGCCGACCAAGGCCGAGGCGCTGGCCAAGGGTGAAGACTGGCGGCCTTTCCGGTCGATGGCGACCTGGTATCTGTGGCAGCACCTGAAGCGGGAAGCGGAACGGAGGACGCGATGAAGACGACCCCTTGCGTCACGGTGAAGATGGGGGAGGGAACACGGGTTCTGGCGGATGCGCGGGGACACCAGTGGGTTGCGGACGAACCGAAGGAGGAGGGCGGAACGGACGACGGGCCCACCCCGAAGGAGATGCTTCTGGGTGCGCTGGGCGCGTGCACGGCCATCACGCTTCGCATCTACGCGAAGCACAAGGAGATCCCGCTGGAATCGGTCGAGGTGAGTTACGAGTTGATTCATGGCGAAGGCCGATCGCGTCCGGCGGAGTCGATTCGCGCCCGCGTGCGGATCGACGGGGACTTTGACGAAGGACAGCGGCGGCGGTTGACGCAGATTGTGGGGCGATGCCCCGTTCACCGGATGCTGGAGCACGGGGTTCCAATGGACGATTCGGTAGAGTTCGCGGCGGACTAGTCTGCGGGAGTGCGTGTATACCGCAGGAGGAGGTCCTCCCCGAGGCGGCGCGCCTCCTCAAGCCGGAATCGCGGGAACGCCTCAGGCGGGAAGCCGTGACCGTCGAAGGGGCCGGGTGCGCGGGCATCGCCGATGACGAGCGGCGCGATGGTGAAAGACACGCGGTCGACGAGATCCTGCTCCAGGAAGAGCGCGTTGGTCCGCCCGCCGCCGAGGCAGACGACCCTCCCGCCTCCGGCCAAGGAGCATGCGTGCGCAAGGCAGTCCGACAGCGAGAGGTCGTCCGGAAGCGGCAGGAGTTCCGCCCGGCCCCGGAAGTCGGCGCCCCTTTCCGCGATGGCTTCGGCGGAGGCCGCGACCAGTGCCGGCGCGGAGTCTTCGTCGAATGCGCGGCATGCGGGATCCAGTTCAAGACGCGGAGAGAGGATCAGTCGCGCGGGCTGAGGCGGGCGTCCCTCTTCCGTGCGGCGTTTTGACCACTCCGCCGGGACGGACAGCGACGGGTTTTCGGCTCGGATCGTCGCGGCGCCCGCCACGAGAAGATCCGATTCGGTCATCCGGGACAGGAGCCACTGGCCGTCCTCGGGGCCCGACCAGATCCAGGGATCGCGCCCGGCGGTGGAGATGCGGCCATCCATCGACAGTGCGCAGACGACTTCGACCGAGAACTTCACTTCATCCTCCCCTTGTGGACGGCCATACTATCAGCCCGGAAGGAGACTGTCCGTTGCGGGGATTCGCCCCTATACTGGGCGGTGCATCCGCGGAGGGGCCTGTGCCGGATCAGGAACTCACCATCCGACTCCATGCGCACGCGGCCGATCTGGCCGGGGTGCGGGAGATTCGCGCGCCCGGGGGTGCGGGGGATACCGCAAAGGACGTGAAAGACGCGCTCGCGCGGGTCTGCCCTCCGCTGGCGCCGCTTCTGCCTTCGTGTGTTCTGGCTACGGATTCCGAGTATCTTCCGGATTCCGGGGTGGTCGAAGGGGACCGCACTCTCCATCTGATCCCACCCGTCAGCGGAGGCTGATCCGTGCCCACGAGAATCCTCTCCCGCATTACTCAGGACCCGCTCCACGAAGCGGAGCTTCTCCGGTTTGTGGAGACTCCCGCGTCGGGGGGCGTGGTCCTCTTCTCGGGAGTCGTGCGAAACCTGCACGAAGGGCGCGCCGTTCACTCCATCGACTACTCCGCCGCCGAGGAACTGGCGTCGGTGAAGCTGGCCGCGATCTGTGCGGAAGTGCTGGAGGCCGAAGATGTCCACCGCGTGGCGGCGGTCCATCGGCTGGGCCTCCTTCAGGTGGGGGAGCCGAGCATTCTGGTGGCCGCGTCGTCCGCACACCGGGACACGGCATTCCGTGCCGCGCGGCAGCTGATCGACCGCGTCAAGGAGGTGCTTCCCGTCTGGAAGCGGGAACACTTCGACGATGGCGAAACGAAGTGGTCGGCGGGGACGCGCGTTCCGACTTCCGTCCGCACCGGGGAGGCGTCGCCATGAGCCTGTTGGATGCGCACGGACGCTCCATCGTGAACCTCCGCGTTTCGGTGACGGACCGGTGCAACCTTCGGTGCGCCTATTGCCTTCCGCACGAGAATGTAGAGTGGATCCCGCGCGCGGAGATTCTCTCGTACGAGGAGATCGTGCGCTTCGTTCGAGTGGTGGCGCCTCTCGGCATTCGCAAGGTGCGCCTGACAGGCGGGGAACCGCTCCTTCGAAAAGACCTGCCGGATCTTGTGAAGCGCATCGTGTCCGTCCCGGGCATTGAGGATGTGGGCATGACGACGAACGGGATTGGACTGGATCGCATGGCGGACCCTCTTCTTCGCGCGGGGCTTCGTCGCGTGAATGTGAGCCTGGACACGCTGGACGGGGGAGTCTTCCGCGAACTCACGCGCCGGGATTCGCTGGAAGCGGTTCTTCGCGGGCTGGACGCCGCGTTGAGCGTCGGTTTTCGCCCGGTGAAGATCAATGCCGTCATCCGGCGCGGGATCAACGACGACGCCATCCTTCCGTTGGCGGGATGGGCGCGGGAGAAGGGGTGTGTGCTGCGCTTCATCGAGTACATGCCGATCGGGAACGACCGCTGGAACGCGGACATGGTGGTCACGAACGCGGAGATTCTGCGAGTTCTCTCCGAAGGCGTGGGGCCCCTTCTTCCTGTGGAGGAGAGCGCGAAGGCCGGACCCGCCGCGCGCTGGCGCTACGAGGACGGCGGCGGTGAGGTGGGACTCATCGGAAGCGTGACGGAGCCTTTCTGCGGCCGGTGCGACCGCATCCGCGTCACCTCCGACGGGAAGCTGCGCACCTGCCTCTTTTCCACGGCGGAACGGGATCTTCGGGAACTGCTGCGCGAAGGGGGAACGGACGCGGAGATCGCGGACCTTGTGCGGAAGGCGGTGGACCGCAAGGAACCCGGCCACCGTATCGGGCAGGAGGATTTCGTCCGACCGGATCGAACCATGTCGGCGATCGGGGGTTGATCCCTTCGAACCGCGCCTCACACCACGGAGAGTCCCCGTGAACCGAAGGCTCCTTCCCGGCACCGCCGCCGCACTTCTTCTCTGGGTGGTGACTGCCGTCGCGCTTCCGCCCGGCAGCACGCCCCGGGAAACGGAACTCGGGCAGGAGGCGGCGTTCGATATCGAGCGCTCCGTGCTTCTGGTGGACGACGAAGAGACGCTGGAGAAGCTCTCGGGGATGCTCGCCGAGATCGCGGCGGCCACTTCCCGGCCGGATGTGGAGTACATCCCGCACATTGTCGCGTCTCCTGTGGTCAACGCCTTCGTGGTCCCCGGCGGCTGGGTGTATGTCACGCGCGGGCTGTTGGATGCGGTTCAATCCGATGACGAACTGGCGGGCGTTCTCGGACACGAGATTGCGCACAATGTCCGGCAGCACGCCATCGAGCGCATGCGCAACGCGCCCAAGGGCCTGGGCCTGTTGCAGCTTGCGTCGCTGGCAGCGGTCGTGCTGGGGAAGTCCCCGGAGGCGGCCATGCTCGCCGGGGCGGCCGCGAACGCCATCACGGCGGCGGTCCTGAACGGTGGCTCCGTGGCGGCCGAGGTGGACGCGGATCAGGAGGGCGTGGGGTATCTGCTGAAGACCCGGTACGATCCGGTGGGCTTTCTGACCTTTCTGGAGAGGATGGCGGGTTCTTCCGGGAAGTTCATCGAAGAGGAACTGGGGATCTACCGCACGCATCCTCTGTCGAAAGACCGAGTGCGCCAGGCGCGGGACTTTCTCCTGGAGAAGAACATCCCCATCCATCGCAGGCTGGTCACGAATCCTCCCCAGCCGGAAGCCCGGTCCGTGCGGAGCGAGGCGGGGGAACCGCGCACGGCCGTCGTTTTTACGGGAAGGACGCTCTTCCTTCTGGCCGGGCATGACGAAGAGCGATCGGCCGAAGCGGTGGCGACGGTTTCGTGGGCGCTGGATCACGAAGTCCCGCGCGGGGAGATCCGTATCGTGCCGGTGGAGGGAGGCGTGCGCGTGATGGCGGGCTCGGGGCCGCCGTTGTTTCTTTCCCCGTCGGATGGAGAGGCGAACGGCGTGACGGATGCGGTGCTCGGGGGGCGCGTGCGGGGAGTTCTTGCGGATCTGGTCGAGGCGGAGAAGAATCGGATTCTGGCGAACTACCAGTTGTACTGAGAAGATGCTGGCGGGGGAGTTCAACTCACTTTGAAGGGGCACGGTCCCCGGGGGAGGAGTGACCCATGAGACTTCGCGCATTCTGGATTGCGACCTTTGCGGCTGGCGTGCTCGCGCTGTCCGGCTGTGCCACGCGCACCGTCTATGTGAGAACTGCGCCGCCCGCTGCCCGGAAGGAAGTCCGTCCGGCCAGCCCCGGAGCCACGCATGTCTGGAAGGCGGGGCACTGGACCTGGAAGCGAGGTCGGTACAAGTGGGTTCCGGGGCACTGGGAGAAGTCCCGGCGGGGAGCCCACTGGACTCCGGGGCACTGGAAGAAAACGCCGCGCGGCTGGGTCTGGCGTCCCGGGCACTGGAAGTAGAACTGCCGGAGGTCGGTGGGAATGTGCGGTGCCTGTTTCAGGCACCGCACGCGGCCTCATCGAAACGGCACATGCTCCCGGGAGAAGTACTCCTTCGTCTGCCCCCGCACCTTCCCGGTCAGCAGGAAGATGGCGATGAGGTTCGGGATACTCATCAGCCCCAGCGCAAGATCCCCGAACGCCCACACCACTTCCAGCGCCAGCACCGCGCCGAGGAACACGAACGCCGTGTACAGCAACCGGTAGATCCGAACCGCACCGATCCCGAAGATGTACTCCGTGCAACGGTCGCCGTAATACGACCACGAGATGGTGGTGGAGAGCGCGAAGAGGAAGACGGACAGCGTCACGATCCACTTGCCGATGACTCCAAGGCGATCTCCCAGTCCGCGCTGGAACGCCCAGGTGGTGAGTGCGGAGGAGTTGAGGAGGATCTTCCCGCCGTAGCGAAGGCTCTCGCCGCCCACGAGCGCGCCGGATTCCGCGCGGAGCATCCCGGTGAACGGGGTTCCGTCGGCGTCCAGCACGAGCGCGTCGAGTACGAACCCGTCGTTCACCGAAAGGGCCGCGCCGGTGAGAAGTCCTTCGGTGACCGGGAACTCCGCGGAAAGAGGAGGCGCGTCCGCGACCACATCCCCGCGGACCGGCGTGGCGAGGACGGTATGGATGGAGCAGGATGACAGCGCATCCTCCACCGGCTTGTGCGCGGACCACGAACCCGTCAGCACGATCACCAGACCGGTCATCGTGCAGATCATGAGCGTGTCGATGAACGGACCGAGCATGGCCACGAGGCCTTCCCGTGCCGGTTCATCGGTCTTGGCCGCGGCGTGCGCGATGGGGGCGCTGCCCTGTCCGGCCTCGTTGGAGAAGAGCCCGCGTTTGACTCCCCAGATGAGCGTCGTCACGAAGACTCCCGCGGCGGTTCCCCCGACACCGGCGGTCGGGTTGAAGGCTTCGCGCAGGATGAGCGCGAACGCATCCGGGATCTCTCCGATGTGCCGGACCAACACCGTGAGCGCACCGAGCGCGTAGAGCACGAACATGGTCGGCGCGAGGCGCGAGGAGACCGCCGCAATCCGGCGGATACCGCCCAGGATGACCAGACCGACCACGGCCGCCATGACGAGACCGGTGATCCAGGTGGGCGCGCCCAGCGTCGTGTGCGCGGAGAGGCTGACCGTATTCGCCTGATTCATGTTCCCGCTGCCGAAGCTGCAGATGACTCCGCAGAATGCGAAGAACAGTGCCATCGGCTTCCAGTTCTTCCCGAGTCCGCGCTCGATGTAGTACATGGGTCCGCCCGCCGCTTCGTTCTTCTCGTCGAAGACGCGATGTCGCATGGAGAGCGTGCATTCGGTGTACTTGAGCGCCATGCCGAAGACCGCGGTGACCCACATCCAGAAGAGCGCCCCCGGGCCGCCGTAGTGGATTGCCGTGGCGACTCCGGCAATGTTCCCGATTCCCACGGTGGCGGAAAGTGCGGTCGTCAGCGCCTGGAAGTGGGAGATGTCGCCGCTGTGGGATGGGTCGTCGTAGCGTCCGCGCACCACATCCCATGCGTGACGAAACCCCCGGAACTGAATGAAGGCGAGCCGGAGCGTGACGAACAACCCGGCGGAAAGGAGAAGGGCCACGAGAAGGGGGAACTTCGCGGGCCAGCCCCAGACGAACCGATTGCCGACATGAACGAAGGTCTCAAAGAACTCCATGGTCTCACTCCGGGGGTGGCGGAAGGCGGGGTTTCGTGAAGTCGGCGCACGCTAGCACACCCCCCCCCGATCGTAAAGGCGACCGGGGGAGGAGGGCGCCGTCAGGAGGTTCCGAGGAGTCTCTCCGCGAAGCGCACCAGTCCGAGAGGCCCGGTCATCATCATGTCGCCGCCGGGAGCGGGAAAGAGAGTGTCGAGATCGGTCTCGAGAAGGAGGCCCCGGTTCGGCCCGGTAACGAGGATCCGTTCCACGGCGTGGAAGCCGGGCGGGTCGAAGTGCACGGCGCCCTCGCCTCCGTCTTCGCGAACCTGCTCGTCCGAAAAGTCACCGTCCGCGAATCGGCGGAGCGTGTCGCCGAGTTCAAAGGCACGCTTGCGGAACATACGCGTGTGATGCTCCATGGCGGAAAGGATGCGGTCGCCTCGGAAGACACCCGCCATCAGGTGGCAGTTTCCGACATTCACCAGCAGGTCCACCCCGTCGCTCGGGAGTTCGGCGCGGCAGCCCATGAGCGCG from Gemmatimonadota bacterium includes these protein-coding regions:
- a CDS encoding methylated-DNA--[protein]-cysteine S-methyltransferase, with product GGRAMFRDAGEGLHLFETALGVCAFSWTPRGVDRFVLPSENRAAVVRWLRAEGEERSETDRPPRVVSLVARRVRAHLGGKPDSLRDIPVDLQVAPFSGRVYRALRRVDPGEVVTYGELARRARSPGASRAVGRAMATNPVPLLVPCHRVLTHSGGLGGFTSEGGLPLKARMLHAEGVIPDESHSRGMAHLSRRDPVLRRIIRGVGPYTAGIGAPGDPYDVLVESIIHQQISMKAAATIAGRVRALTDGPAFPRPHDFLGADGRRLRKAGLSKQKVSYLRDLSRAVESGELRPGALRRHDDEQVVECLTRVRGIGRWSAEMFLIFHLGRLDILPVDDLGLRAGIQAAYALAEPPTKAEALAKGEDWRPFRSMATWYLWQHLKREAERRTR
- a CDS encoding OsmC family protein, encoding MKTTPCVTVKMGEGTRVLADARGHQWVADEPKEEGGTDDGPTPKEMLLGALGACTAITLRIYAKHKEIPLESVEVSYELIHGEGRSRPAESIRARVRIDGDFDEGQRRRLTQIVGRCPVHRMLEHGVPMDDSVEFAAD
- a CDS encoding dihydrofolate reductase family protein gives rise to the protein MKFSVEVVCALSMDGRISTAGRDPWIWSGPEDGQWLLSRMTESDLLVAGAATIRAENPSLSVPAEWSKRRTEEGRPPQPARLILSPRLELDPACRAFDEDSAPALVAASAEAIAERGADFRGRAELLPLPDDLSLSDCLAHACSLAGGGRVVCLGGGRTNALFLEQDLVDRVSFTIAPLVIGDARAPGPFDGHGFPPEAFPRFRLEEARRLGEDLLLRYTRTPAD
- a CDS encoding MoaD/ThiS family protein encodes the protein MPDQELTIRLHAHAADLAGVREIRAPGGAGDTAKDVKDALARVCPPLAPLLPSCVLATDSEYLPDSGVVEGDRTLHLIPPVSGG
- a CDS encoding molybdenum cofactor biosynthesis protein MoaE produces the protein MPTRILSRITQDPLHEAELLRFVETPASGGVVLFSGVVRNLHEGRAVHSIDYSAAEELASVKLAAICAEVLEAEDVHRVAAVHRLGLLQVGEPSILVAASSAHRDTAFRAARQLIDRVKEVLPVWKREHFDDGETKWSAGTRVPTSVRTGEASP
- the moaA gene encoding GTP 3',8-cyclase MoaA, whose translation is MSLLDAHGRSIVNLRVSVTDRCNLRCAYCLPHENVEWIPRAEILSYEEIVRFVRVVAPLGIRKVRLTGGEPLLRKDLPDLVKRIVSVPGIEDVGMTTNGIGLDRMADPLLRAGLRRVNVSLDTLDGGVFRELTRRDSLEAVLRGLDAALSVGFRPVKINAVIRRGINDDAILPLAGWAREKGCVLRFIEYMPIGNDRWNADMVVTNAEILRVLSEGVGPLLPVEESAKAGPAARWRYEDGGGEVGLIGSVTEPFCGRCDRIRVTSDGKLRTCLFSTAERDLRELLREGGTDAEIADLVRKAVDRKEPGHRIGQEDFVRPDRTMSAIGG
- a CDS encoding M48 family metalloprotease, encoding MNRRLLPGTAAALLLWVVTAVALPPGSTPRETELGQEAAFDIERSVLLVDDEETLEKLSGMLAEIAAATSRPDVEYIPHIVASPVVNAFVVPGGWVYVTRGLLDAVQSDDELAGVLGHEIAHNVRQHAIERMRNAPKGLGLLQLASLAAVVLGKSPEAAMLAGAAANAITAAVLNGGSVAAEVDADQEGVGYLLKTRYDPVGFLTFLERMAGSSGKFIEEELGIYRTHPLSKDRVRQARDFLLEKNIPIHRRLVTNPPQPEARSVRSEAGEPRTAVVFTGRTLFLLAGHDEERSAEAVATVSWALDHEVPRGEIRIVPVEGGVRVMAGSGPPLFLSPSDGEANGVTDAVLGGRVRGVLADLVEAEKNRILANYQLY
- a CDS encoding sodium:alanine symporter family protein, giving the protein MEFFETFVHVGNRFVWGWPAKFPLLVALLLSAGLFVTLRLAFIQFRGFRHAWDVVRGRYDDPSHSGDISHFQALTTALSATVGIGNIAGVATAIHYGGPGALFWMWVTAVFGMALKYTECTLSMRHRVFDEKNEAAGGPMYYIERGLGKNWKPMALFFAFCGVICSFGSGNMNQANTVSLSAHTTLGAPTWITGLVMAAVVGLVILGGIRRIAAVSSRLAPTMFVLYALGALTVLVRHIGEIPDAFALILREAFNPTAGVGGTAAGVFVTTLIWGVKRGLFSNEAGQGSAPIAHAAAKTDEPAREGLVAMLGPFIDTLMICTMTGLVIVLTGSWSAHKPVEDALSSCSIHTVLATPVRGDVVADAPPLSAEFPVTEGLLTGAALSVNDGFVLDALVLDADGTPFTGMLRAESGALVGGESLRYGGKILLNSSALTTWAFQRGLGDRLGVIGKWIVTLSVFLFALSTTISWSYYGDRCTEYIFGIGAVRIYRLLYTAFVFLGAVLALEVVWAFGDLALGLMSIPNLIAIFLLTGKVRGQTKEYFSREHVPFR